One region of Pan paniscus chromosome 5, NHGRI_mPanPan1-v2.0_pri, whole genome shotgun sequence genomic DNA includes:
- the CRISP2 gene encoding cysteine-rich secretory protein 2, which yields MALLPVLFLVTVLLPSLPAEGKDPAFTALLTTQLQVQREIVNKHNELRKAVSPPASNMLKMEWSREVTTNAQRWANKCTLQHSDPEDRKTSTRCGENLYMSSDPTSWSSAIQSWYDESLDFVYGVGPKSPNAVVGHYTQLVWYSTYQVGCGIAYCPNQDSLKYYYVCQYCPAGNNMNRKNTPYQQGTPCASCPDDCDKGLCTNSCQYQDLLSNCDSLKNTAGCEHELLKEKCKATCLCENKIY from the exons ATGGCTTTACTACCGGTGTTGTTTCTGGTTACTGTGCTGCTTCCATCTTTACCTGCAGAAGGAAAG gatCCCGCTTTTACTGCTTTGTTAACCACCCAGTTGCAAGTGCAAAGGGAGATTGTAAATAAACACAATGAACTAAGGAAAGCAGTCTCTCCACCTGCCAGTAACATGCTAAAGATG GAATGGAGCAGAGAGGTAACAACGAATGCCCAAAGGTGGGCAAACAAGTGCACTTTACAACATAGTGATCCAGAGGACCGCAAAACCA GTACAAGATGTGGTGAGAATCTCTATATGTCAAGTGACCCTACTTCCTGGTCTTCTGCAATCCAAAGCTGGTATGACGAGAGCCTAGATTTTGTCTATGGTGTAGGACCAAAGAGTCCCAATGCAGTTGTTGGACATTATACTCAG CTTGTTTGGTACTCGACTTACCAGGTAGGCTGTGGAATTGCCTACTGTCCCAATCAAGATAGTCTAAAATACTACTATGTTTGCCAATATTGTCCTGC TGGTAATAATATGAATAGAAAGAATACCCCTTACCAACAAGGAACACCTTGTGCCAGTTGCCCTGATGACTGTGACAAAGGACTATGCA CCAATAGTTGCCAGTATCAAGATCTCCTAAGTAACTGTGATTCCTTGAAGAATACAGCTGGCTGTGAACATGAGTTACTCAAGGAAAAGTGCAAGGCTACTTGCCTATGTGAGAACAAAATTTACTGA